TGTCCGTTTAAACTGCGGCCTCTGTAGTCTCCACTCCAAGTCCCAGCACCAGTAGGACAGTATGGCTTCTTCCTCTCCCACTACGCTGCTCCTCggcctcctcgtcgtcctcctagCGTCCGTGCGCGCCATCTCAATCTCGCTCCCGGCGCTGCCGCTCTCAACCTCGTCGCGCTGGGTGGTGGACGCGGACGGGCGGCGCGTGAAGCTGGCTTGCGCGAACTGGGCGTCGCACCTAGAGCCCGTGGCGGCAGAGGGCCTGTCCCGGCGCGGCGTGGGGGACATCGCGGCGCGCATCGTGGCGATGGGGTTCAACTGCGTCAGGCTCACCTGGCCGACCTACCTCGCCACCAACGCCACGCTCTCGTCGCTGCCGCTGCGATGGTCGCTGGAGATCCTCGGCTTGCGTGAGTCCGCCGCCGGCGTACGGGTCAACAACCCCGCACTCCTCGACCTGCCCCTCATCCATGTGTTCCGGGTAGGTGGTTCCTATCGAACACTTTAAAATAACCGACATTATCCCTGAAAATCCCAACATTTTGTTCGTTTTATCAACTATGAATACTTTGAAAGGCATGCTGAGCATCTTACTGCCATCATAAAATGTGCAACTATTTTCTTGTTTTGGGAATTGTTGCTAGAAGTGCCAGATTAGTCGTGAACTCGACAATGCATACATATTAATGAACTCGACAACAGTGTATGGAGAAGTAGCATTAACATATTGTTCACATTGAACTGACAATTTTATACTCCATCCATTCTAGTATATTAGTTGAGGCTATCAGTCAGCAGAGTCTTTAGGGTATCCTTCTTTCTTTTATTAATCAGAACCATCAACTCCAAGCTGAAGGATAGATCTTAATAGTAAGGAAATCTGATCGATTTTGTTATCTAAGGAAatgccacctctagttgttataaGTTATTTTTTTCTAATAGAAATTCACCTATGCTTAGCTGAACAGAGATATACCTACTAGTCACGAAATTGATGGTCCAATATGAGAGTGCCTTGTAACTTGTAAGTCAGAGTCCTATAGCAAGCACAAATCTTGCTTTGTTGGATCGTCTGTATGATGGGGATACATGGCAACTGGTAGATTAGTTGAGATGGTGCCTTTTTAAAAATCGGATCTAGTCAGTGGGCAACCTCTCGAAGAGGTATCTAGTTCGTTGACAAATGGAGCTGTATGTTTACCTTATGACATGGACCCAATATTAACATGAACGCTACATAATTATTTTTCTACCATGGGATATATTAATCATGATTTTCCTTCTGACATGTCCCAAATTTAATAGGAAGTGGTGTCAGCTTTGGCCAGCAACAATATTATGGTCATACTTGATAACCAAATAACAACTCCAGGATGGTGCTGCAGCGGATCCGATGGCAATGCTTTCTTTGGAGACAAATACTTTAACCCTGGAGAATGGTTGAAGGGCCTCACTGTAATGGCAACAATGTTTAGGAACACAAAGAATGTTGTGGGCATGAGCTTGCGGAATGAGCTCCGTGGCCCCCATCAAAATGTTAGCTTGTGGTATAGGTATGTCACTGGGCAGATGTTCTTTTCATGAGTCATGATTTCCAAAAGTCTTTTCTATGTAATTGATGGTCGGAAACTTAAGTAATTGATTTCCAAAAGAACATCTGCCCAGTGACATACCTATACCACAAGCTAACATTTTGATGGGGGCCACGGAGCTCATTCCGCAAGCTCATGCCCACAACATTCTTTGTGTTCCTAAACATTGTTGCCATTACAGTGAGGCCCTTCAACCATTCTCCAGGGTTAAAGTATTTGTCTCCAAAGAAAGCATTGCCATCGGATCCGCTGCAGCACCATCCTGGAGTTGTTATTTGGTTATCAAGTATGACCATAATATTGTTGCTGGCCAAAGCTGACACCACTTCCTATTAAATTTGGGACATGTCAGAAGGAAAATCATGATTAATATATCCCATGGTAGAAAAATAATTATGTAGCGTTCATGTTAATATTGGGTCCATGTCATAAGGTAAACATACAGCTCCATTTGTCAACGAACTAGATACCTCTTCGAGAGGTTGCCCACTGACTAGATCCGATTTTTAAAAAGGCACCATCTCAACTAATCTACCAGGTTGCTGTGTATGGTGCTGCCCAAGAcgcttttaaggctgactttttacgtgaggtggtaaatctcgcaaaggataatccgtatccgattttaatcggaggGGATTTCAATTTGCTGAGATTTCCTCATGAGAAGAGCAAAGGCCCTTTCGttggacattggcctttcttgtttaatGCTGTCATTGATAGCTTAGATTTAAGAGAGGTATTCATGTccggtcgacagtttacttgggccaacagcttgcctgagcccacatacgagaaactagatcgtgtgttgatggataccgaatgggagAATCAATATCCTATGGTGTCCGTCCGCGctctagaacgtattgaaaaattgTCTGACCATGCTCCTATCCTTCTAACCACGGGGAATCCGCGACCTGtttgtaaacggccgttcaaatttgaactaggtTGGTTACAACGAGATGGATTTCATGAGATGGTTAAGAGGGTTTGGGAAAGACCAGTCGGGGGCAACAATCCGATTTCGAGATGGAATAACAAAATGCGCGCTATGCGTAAACATCTCGCgggttgggctgcccatacggctggtattcttaaaaaagaAAAGCTTCACCTTTCAAAAGTGATCGATGATCTAGAGGCCCTAGCGGAAGTGCGACCGTTATCCACGCAAGAGATTGACCTTAAGAATCAATCCAATGCGCAGATGGCGAGCCTTCTTcgcgaagaggaactcaaatggtatcaacgatccAAGGCCCAATTCATTTTGCAAGGGGATTCGAATACACGATATTTTCATGGCTTAGCCAATGGAAGACATCGGAAAAAACATATTCATTCTCTTATCCAAGATGAAGGGGTCATTGAAGGGCACGAGCAACTCAAATCATACATCACTAATTATTATAAGGATCTGTTTGGACCTCCGGAGGAAAGTTCTTTCTCCCTTAATGAGAGCCGAACGGAAGATATACCTCAAGTTTCTCCAGAAGAAAATGGTCTCTTAACCGCACCTTATTCTGAGGATGAGGTTAAGAAGGCAATTTTCCAGATGGAATGTAataaagcaccgggtccagatggtttcccagcgGAGTTTTACCAAACtttctgggatactattaaattggatcttctagatttgttcagtgatcttcacacaggacaactagaactatttcgtctaaattttggtgaagtaattttgttaccgaaggttaatgaggcagaaaggattcaacaatatagacctatttgcctcttaaacgtcagtttcaagattttcacgaaagtggccaccattagacttaatacggttgcggatcatgttgtcCAACCTTCTCAGActgctttcatgcaaggaaggaACATTCTTGATGGAGTGGCAGTtctgcatgagacggtacatgagatgcattccaAGAAACttaatggggttattttaaaattagattttgaaaaggcttatgataaggtcaaatggtctttcctacaacagacactcaggatgaaaggtttttctcctgagTGGCGTGCTCTTATTcacgattttgtgtatggaggtagcgTGGCAATTAGGGtcaatgatgacaccggccactatttccaaacacgcaaagggttacgccaaggagaTCCGCTATCACCAATGTTATTCAACATTGTAGCAGATATGCTGGCAATACTCTTAGAGCgcgccaagtctgatggtcaaattgagggtgtgatcccacatttggttgatgggggtctatctatccttcaatacgccgatgacacaattctttttatggatcatgatctcgaaaaagctcgtaatctcaaattaattttagcagctttcgagcagttgtcgggattgaaaattaacttccataaaagtgaattgttctgtttcggtgatgcccaaaacgatatgactcaatatacagagttgtttggttgcgggcaaggccaTTTTCCTATTcggtatttgggtattccgattcactatCGGAGACTTACACTTGCTGAATGGAAGattgtggaagaaagattacagaaacgccttagtagttggaaaggtaaattgttgtccctaggaggaagattggtactcattaactcggtactaactaatatggtactgtatatgttatcattctttcttctgccgaaaggaattctgcataaactcgattattatcgatccagattcttttggcaaggggacagcgagaaaaagaaatatcgattggttaaatggagtatagtgtGTAGTCCTAAAGATCAAGGCGGACTTGGAattcatgacctggaggttaaGAATTCTGCTCTGctaggtaaatggctttttaagcttcttactgagaatgggacttggcaaactattcttcggagaaagtatattggctcgaagacgctctcccaagtggtttggaaacccggggactctcacttctgggctggtctcatggcgacgaaaaatattttctttcgtcatggtactttttctattaagaatggagcacagatacgtttctgggaagatgtttggcTGGACAATGCTTCCCTGAGTGAACAATATCCTgctttgtatagtattgttcgtcgcaaaggtgataccattgctaccgTTATGGCTACCTCAccaccgaatgtgacgttcagaagggttttacttggacaaaggctAACAGCATGGAATACTCTAGTTCAACGATTGGGTGATATTCATTTATCTCCTGAACCggatgaatttagatggaatcttcatgtagatggctCTTTCTCAGTCAAATCTCTATACAATGCAATCCTtcattctgatttaccagttgataataataagaaaatttggaagatgaagataccattaaaaataaagatttttggatggtaccttcgtcgaggagttattctcactaaagataatcttgttaagcggaattggcacggaagttcgcggtgtgttttctgtcatcatgatgaaaccatcAAACACCTATTCTTCCAATGCAGTTTTGCgaaatctatatggtcagtcatccaagtagcgtctaccctgtatcccccgactagtgtggcaaatgtctttggcaattggcttcacggtgtcgattcaaggtttaagttgcttcttagggtgggggcgctagcagttatctgggcgctatggctaagtagaaatgacaagatttttaacgataaaaactgttctttgttgcaggtcatctacagatgtacaggtattctccgttcatggttacctcttcagcgggcggagaatcgagacctatttacggaggtctgtacacggttggaggctacggcgagggatactttttccctacatgggtggcagcatagtctacggattgcagcTCCACCCTCTCCTTAGGCGCTCTACAGTTCATCGTTTCGAGATGTTTTTCGCCTTTTTTTATGTTTTGTTCGTTCTGGAGACTTGaacagctgtgtgcatcctggttatgcagaggctggatgtaattgcttttcagaaagtaataaagcatcctttatcgaaaaaaatatgCAACAGGGTGCTGAAGCTGTGCATGCAGCGAACCCTAATGTCCTTGTTATTTTGTCGGGCCTAGATTATGACCTCGATCTGTCATTTTTGTTCGCAAAGCAAGTTCAGCTGTCGTTTACGGGGAAGTTGGTGTTCGAGCAGCATTGGTATAGTTTTTCAGATGACACCGATTGGGAACACCGGAATCAAAATGATGCTTGTGGAGTGGCTGTCGAATCCCTAAGGACCAAAGGACTGTTCCTAGATCAACAAGGCTGGCCGTTATTTTTTTCTGAGATTGGTTTTGACATGTCCGAAACACATACTTCTGACAATCGTTATCTTACGTGCTTCTTAAGCATAGCTGCTGACATGGATTTGGACTGGGCAGTTTGGGCTCTGCAAGGGAGTTACTATATCAGAGAGGGTGTTCTAGCTTACGATGAATCATATGGATTGCTATCATGGGATTGGTGCACAGCAAGAAACCCCAGTTTCATTAAAAGGATCAATTCTCTGCAATCACCATTTCAAGGTTTGCACTTTACCCATCTCAGTACCCTTACCAAGAAACATTGTAAGAACAAGAATATGTAGCGATATCTGTTTTACAGTTTTAAATCTTTCCTTTTCTGAACTCAAACATAAGGCCCTTTTTCACAAATACATAAGTGCTTCATTTTGGATTCGAATAACGTTCTAGCTTTTGAATTTTTCCCCAAAATTAGATTGCATGGATATCAATTTAGAATAGTCTACCACTTTGGATGCACTGATTTAACCCTTGCAAAATAATTGTAATATGTAACTTTTAAGATAGCACTGGTAAAACGTATAAACAAGATGATATATATGCTCAAAATGAACAAAAATGAATGCCATACATTGTAAAAATTCGCTAAACGCTGTCCTTTTGCCAACCAAAATGCACTACACTTTGATAGTAACAATATGAACTGAATTTCAGAGAAAGGCCCTGGATCTTATTggcttttttttgaaatggggaagCCCTAGCCTCTACATCAATCGATGCATACAGCTCGTTAATGCATTACTAACGATCAGTTTTACAAAGTGTTACAAATCACGGATCATTCAAAGTCTCTACATTAATAAGCCATTTAAACATGACAAGAAACACAAGGCGCCACAAGATATTCATGCAAGACGCCTCTCAGACCGCCAACCGCACCGGCTGTAtaaatcccgtgctaccttcgcCAAGCGCGGTTGCACCAAATATCTATACACGGGCAAGCATCTGCCGGCTGGAGATAGGATCACATATGGATCCAGTGCGTAACCAAAGGAATAATTGCAGAAATGGTGGAAAATTTCTTCTGTTAAAAATAAAATCGTTACAGACAGTCCAAATAGCCCATAATAAAGCATACACCTCCTCCAGTCCTTTATCTTTATTTGCAACACCATTTAACCAATTGCCGAATAAATTTGTAATATTCACCAGTAGAGGAATATTGAAAGTCATAAAACAATACGCCAAAAATAGATGTTGTATTGTCACATCTTGATCACAAAAGCAACATTTAGAGCAGCCCTATCAATTCCGTTTGATAAGATTATCTTTTGTGAGAATCACCTTCTTATGAAACCATTTATTAAGCAAACTTTTATTTTTTATTCTAGAACCTCCACCCCAAGACCTCGTTGATCTTTGGGTCTACAAATGATATTCCATTTAAATAGCCTGTATTTTTTCTTGTGTCCATCACTTTGCTAAGAGAATCGGATCTAAAAAAGTATAATCTCCATCTCTTGCTTGATCTTATTGGCTAGCACCAAAATGCCACACTTCTCTCTTAATTaaaataaaatgaaataaaaaacaATTTGGTTCCTCCCCCATTGATCTAGTTTTTATGTACTGGATTTCTTTAAGTTACTCCTAATAATGGAAATGTATTTATACTCCAGGTCCTGGTCTACCGAACAGTCAAGAACCGTTCAACGTAATATTTCATcttctaactgggctctgtgtgtTGGTGAAATCTGGCAATTCACTCGAGCTGGGTTCATGTGATGAATCAAACGCTTGGAACTACACCTCAACATCTGAGCTAGTACTGAAGAACACTGGACAATGCCTTGAGGCGAAGTCTGTGGGTGATATTGCAAAGGTTCGGAGTGGTTACGCCAAACCATGTTCAAAGTGGCAGCTAATATCAAATTCAAGAATGCATGTTTCGACTGAACTCCCAAAAAATGGGACCAGAGTGTGTTTGGATGCCGGCCCTGAAGGTGTCATCACAACAAATGAGTGCAAGTGCCTGACTGAAGATCCATCCTGCAATCCTGAGAGCCAATGGTTCAAAGTTATATTAAGCAGTAGAGGTATACCAGGTGAGACCGCCTCCATTTTGCAGCTGCCGTCGCTTGGACCCTGGCCTGCAGCATCAAgttgattgatggtagtaatttgGAAACAGCACGTTTGGATCTATTCAAGGATGATCGGACAAAGTTTTTCAATCTAATTGCATTGGACGACTGTAATATTACGATCTAGGACATTATGCAGCAAGATATCTGCAAGTTCCCTTACACCATTGTGTATAATGTATCGCAATTTGATAACAAATGTTGCTCTTACGTCATTGAGTGTGTACCTCACCATCCTATGATTCCACAGTCCTCTTTTGCAGGGGGTGTATGCCGACCTCGTCGACACGGATAAGGCGCCGCACAGCCCCCAGGCAGGTGGTTGGCCGGCCCACCATTCCCCCACCTTTTTTTTTCTGTTCTATGTTTTTTGTTCTCCAAATGCTGATTCTTTAAGAATCTGACTAATctaaatattttcaaaatttgaatatttcaaaatttgaacattttttgaacttAAATTTTTTGATATTGAACATTTCTTTCatatttttgatattttttttgaaatttaaacacTTTTCGtatttgaatatttttcaaatatgaacatttttcgaatacaaacaatttttttatttaaacatttttcaaatttgaacgcttttccaatttaaacattttcaaatttgaacatgtttaaatacgaactattttcaaattttgaacattTTCCGAATTTGAACAAAAAAGAAGGATaaacaaaaaagaaataaaaggaaaacagaaaaagaaaaagaaaaaaaagaaaaccaaaatggGCCAGGCCTAGTACCCGACCAGGATGTGTGGTGCCTGTTAGGCACCGACCTGGTCAGTGTATAGGATTGACAGCTTTTGCACCCTTGTGGGTAGGGTTTTATTGGCAAATCCCTATTTATCGTTCGTTGCGGGAATACGCTCCGCACGCACGGGGTGGCAACTTGGCCGTGGCCCATCAACACTGAGGGAGCGAGTGATTGTTCGGTTTTGCCGGTTTTAAGTAGGGGTGGGCGTTCAGTCATAACTAACAATTCAATCTTTGTATTTCGGTCTATTTTAAATTTGGTCATCTATATAAATGAAGAACAAATTATACTTGTTACTTTTACTACCTGACAAATTGGGGTACCCAATAATTCGGGTTTGGGTTTGGTCATGACCGAACAGTGTGGTCGATATTGTCAACACAAAAATTCAAAGATATTTAGTAAAAAATGGCAGTATGTTACCTGTATTTTGGATtttttgcaatgcatatgttgttATTAATTAGTGAAATAAATGTTCCTAAATGCCAAAGAAAAATAAATCGACGCTATACATGTTTGATCAATATACAACACTACCACAATTCATGCACATCACACAATTCTGGTGTATGGGGCGGTCACACGTATTGTTTGGCCAGGTCGATCTATTCGGTTATTAGGAACTAATGACCAAATTGACCAATCTAAATCCGGTCAAAGTTATCTACCCAATTGTTTGATCGGTCTTTTCGGTGTCAGTCTATTCGGTTCGGTCTCACTCTTTTCGGTTATcggtttttatgcccaccctTGGTTTTGAAAACCCTTATGGGTGGTTCCGGTCAGCCtttctttggtttttattttgtttccATTGGTTTTCctttcccttttctttttctgtttttcctttttgatttttttgtttttatttttttgatttttcctttatctatttttcttgtttgaacattgtaaaatttgaataattttaaaattcattttgaataatttttaaatttgagcaaatttttaaatttgaactttttgtactttgaacatttttgaatttgaaactTTTCAATATCTATATAATTTTCAAATCTGGAAGTTTTCAAGTACATAACTTATtttaaaaataatagaaaatattGCACACggtactgggctggcccaacagggAGCACCTTGTGCCGGAGCCGACTTCGCTTGTGTGCCCCCTAGTTTCCTCTGTGTGTGTGGAAATACGCCCCGCACGAGTGTGCGGTGATGTTGGGCCGGCTTAGTAGAGAGCAGACCTTGTTTCTCCTAGTTTTACTTTTGTTTTTTCTGAGTTCTCTCATTTACATGGTTAAAAATGCACACATTTAAATATGTGATATTTCTCGGTTACGATGCTTTTTtagattttaatttttttttggaaactgTTCAGATTTTAAAAATGCACACAAAATGTCcatttttaaaaattgttcaaatttaaaaactgtTCAATTTTGAAAAAAAAGTGGTTACTGGGCCAATTTCGGGAGCGGCCCAATCTGTTTGTTGCGTGTGTCCCCAGTGCGTGCGGTTGGTGGGTTTGGTGAAGATAACAATCCATTAATCACACTTCTTCTGATGCACCCCGATACGTGGAGGTGAAGGACTTCGGGTCGTCTAACACATAGTATGGTCAAGTTGATCTCTAAAATCGTAGCTGAACTCTGGTGCCGTTGATACACACGTTGGTGGGATCATACTAGACCGCCTTCATCCTTGGAGCCTAGGAGGTGTTTTGCATGAAAGCTTTCACTTGGTGCAGAAGGCTGACACAATGATAATGAAGCATTATATCACAAAAGAACATGGTGTATTGGGATTTCCTGCTCAAGCCTCAAGATGTTGTGGCCGCTAGACTTTGGGAGAAGTGGATTATGATTGTTTTGTGGTCTACATTCATGCGCCTCCAGGGGAGTGCTTCTAACAACATGGTCACCTTCTTACGTCCGACCTGGAGGGACGTTGTGCTGGACTTTGGGGAGGCATCATGTTTGCGTACCAACCTGGCTAGGTGTGATGCCCATTTATCCGATGCTTTGTTAAGCAGTGCGAGATGGTGCATTGAAGTCTAAAATGGCCTCATAGCTGCAACCGATGGTGGATAAGGCTGCGAATAATATAGGTGGTGTGCACAGCTATTGAACCAAGGTGAGAAAGCGTCCTACAATACCCTTGGAGCAATGTAAGTTCATGCTATGATATCCCTTGACTTACTAATCAAGGCGTCTGACTTGCAAGGTTTTCTTTGGAAGGAAAGGAAATATGTCAAAGGTGGGCATTGTTTGGTGGCACGGGACAAATTAGCTTCCCTAAAGAGAATGGTGGAATTGCAGTTCCCACCTAATACTCCTTAACATGGCTCTTAGGTGTCGATAGTTGCTGCTTCAACGGGTGGGTCCTTATTTTCCTTATCGTAGGTCATATGTATAGGACCAACTAGGGTATTGACCATGGACTTAAAGATATTTTGGAGGCTCACAAGGGCCCCTTTATATGACAAGGCCATAATGGTCTACCTATAAGCCAAATAGAAATTCTTCTAGTCGCATCAGCCATTTCTCATGCTTCCCCCCACATTTTATCTAGTGATCATGCTAGAGAAAAAATAGTCATGGATAGCCCTAGCCAAAATTAAAAGTCAAGTCCTCAGGCAGTCCATGTTGATCTTCAAGGCTTTCACGCACACAATGATCTTCAATGATGAGAGGGAATTAACTCTTTTGGACTAATGATAGCTGAACATGCAAAGGATTAATGATATGACACCTAATCTCATTGCAACGTCCAAGCATGTGATTTCTGCACACACACTATCAAGGAGGAGGGGCTCTAGGGAGCGTGGTTCATAGATTGTGGACCCTTCCTGAGCATGGCGCTCGAGGAGTTCTTTTTAATCTTAGGAGtgtctgttgcctgccaaaacccaccgacgagcagcgacgggcaacacggagagccgggaggctcccaggactgctggtggtcctggtccctcgggcgacggcccgcaatgctccggcacacgtccaagctggtgcaagggcgtgccacctgacctatacctggtcaggaaggtgatggattgcttcgactagttttctgcatggcatacacgtaaacattaaatacgagcctcgatcggctctcaggttatcctgtgaatcgactcaaggagccgatccacccatgattcgtattagatctacgataacatggtggtcctgcttgatcaaaataagctaaaacgatctacgacgatttagggttttcaccacataaccggaacgtcctacacgtagttgagcctggcagacacgaaagataacagaaaaccaaccctagaaaaggcctaaaaaccaacatggagttgatcctcggaacatcccttctaggatcagtaagccgtaccttacgcactactggatcattcaacccgtttgcaaggcctaaccatatggatatcaaactaatccttgaagaacaaggaacaaccgtaacagatcgaatctactaaataaagactaagcaaggcgctgcccttacacctaagatgggtgcaagggcagctagatatccaggggtagcatgactaagcaaatacatcaagaaagtaccgatgctaaccctaacatatctatgataacggtgttgctcgccatcaaaaaggcttcagtacgagcaacacatgaacaacgaataaacaagatactgcctagatcgcaagatgcgatctaggcagcatagcacttacccggaagaaaccctcgaaacaaggggtggcgatgcgcctagattggtttgttgtgcacGTGATCGtccttctttctcaataaccctagatacatatttatagtccgtagactttctaacttgggcataaacccaaccgtgtacgagctaaactctatctcttaattctaaccgacacataacctactataatttacagatacacgggcaatctagcccaaactcttgtacaacgccgattcatgaatattttccgtgcatattctccaagcccatctcaatcgcggcccacctcctgacttggttaaaatctggtgataacacatgccctcctggttttggcaatgataattccaaaaccactctattttttcctcgtagggtcatgtcgtggcagagcagaaccgtcgcagtatcctttcatcatgatgccttgccttctcaacttctctgcacgatttgacagtttttggcaccacttcctcggaaaccgctgtagcattaaatctccactatatcccctttatttaaccgcgccgagcagttcgcctcttcatcctcttgctccgtactagccatcggcaaaaaaaccccttcctctgtagtcatgtcttcctcctcctcctcctctgcctcatcgggtctctcctcctcatcttcttcctcccgcgagcccacgccggagtgggactcgcTGGCGGCGTACGACCTCCGCGCCCCAGAGAAGTGGGACATCGAGGACCatgattcctccgtctggtccgaggatgacaagtccttgaccgacggagacgacgacttccagttcctcgccaatggggagctggaggaggagagcgaagatgacctcttctcctgggatgacttcacctcctccgacgaggaggaggaagaggaggacgacgattccTCCAACgaatacccgccggcgaagcgcttccgcgccgggtcggatgatgatgacaacgacgacgaggaaga
This region of Lolium perenne isolate Kyuss_39 chromosome 2, Kyuss_2.0, whole genome shotgun sequence genomic DNA includes:
- the LOC127335278 gene encoding glycosyl hydrolase 5 family protein: MASSSPTTLLLGLLVVLLASVRAISISLPALPLSTSSRWVVDADGRRVKLACANWASHLEPVAAEGLSRRGVGDIAARIVAMGFNCVRLTWPTYLATNATLSSLPLRWSLEILGLRESAAGVRVNNPALLDLPLIHVFREVVSALASNNIMVILDNQITTPGWCCSGSDGNAFFGDKYFNPGEWLKGLTVMATMFRNTKNVVGMSLRNELRGPHQNVSLWYRYMQQGAEAVHAANPNVLVILSGLDYDLDLSFLFAKQVQLSFTGKLVFEQHWYSFSDDTDWEHRNQNDACGVAVESLRTKGLFLDQQGWPLFFSEIGFDMSETHTSDNRYLTCFLSIAADMDLDWAVWALQGSYYIREGVLAYDESYGLLSWDWCTARNPSFIKRINSLQSPFQGPGLPNSQEPFNVIFHLLTGLCVLVKSGNSLELGSCDESNAWNYTSTSELVLKNTGQCLEAKSVGDIAKVRSGYAKPCSKWQLISNSRMHVSTELPKNGTRVCLDAGPEGVITTNECKCLTEDPSCNPESQWFKVILSSRGIPGETASILQLPSLGPWPAASS